One region of Acomys russatus chromosome 8, mAcoRus1.1, whole genome shotgun sequence genomic DNA includes:
- the LOC127193130 gene encoding tetratricopeptide repeat protein 30A2-like, producing MAGLSSSQIPDGEFTAVVYRLIRDARYSEVVQVLGAELQRSPRSRAGLSLLAYCYYHLQEFELAAECYEQLSQMHPELEQYRLYQAQALYKACLYAEATRVSFLLDSPTYQTRVLRLQAAIKYSEGDLPGARSLVEQLLNGEAGEDSGGENDPDGLVNMGCLLYKEGLYEAACSKFLVALQASGYQPDVSYNLALACYSNRHYAPALKHIANIVERGIRQHPELGVGMTTEGIDVRSVGNTVVLHQTALVEAFNLKAAIEYQLRNYEAAQEALTDMPPRAEEELDPVTLHNQALMNMDARPTEGFEKLQFLLQQNPFPPETFGNLLLLYCKYEYFDLAADVLAENAHLTYKFLTPYLYDFLDAMITCQTAPEEAFIKLDGLAGMLTEQLRRLTKQVQDARHNRDDEVVLKAVNEYDETLEKYIPVLMAQAKIYWNLENYPMVEKIFRKSVEFCNDHDVWKLNVAHVLFMQENKYKEAIGFYEPIVKKNYDNILSVSAIVLANLCVSYIMTSQNEEAEELMRKIEKEEEQLSYGDPDKKIYHLCIVNLVIGTLYCAKGNYDFGISRVIKSLEPYHKKLGTDTWYYAKRCFLSLLENMSKHTIMLRDSVIQECVQFLEHCEIFGRNIPAVLEQPLEQERMHTGKNTVTYESRQLKALIYEIIGWNM from the coding sequence ATGGCTGGGCTGAGCAGCTCCCAGATCCCAGATGGTGAGTTCACAGCAGTAGTGTACAGGCTCATCCGTGATGCCCGCTACTCAGAGGTGgtgcaggtgctgggagctgagctgcAGAGGAGCCCGCGGAGCCGTGCAGGGCTGTCGCTGCTGGCTTACTGCTACTACCACTTGCAGGAGTTCGAGCTCGCTGCAGAGTGCTATGAGCAACTGAGCCAGATGCACCCTGAACTTGAGCAGTACCGCCTGTACCAGGCCCAGGCCCTGTACAAGGCCTGCCTGTATGCAGAGGCCACCCGGGTCTCCTTCCTCCTGGACAGCCCCACCTATCAAACTCGTGTCCTTCGTCTCCAGGCCGCTATCAAGTACAGCGAGGGCGAcctgccaggagccaggagcttGGTGGAGCAGCTGCTGAATGGCGAAGCTGGAGAAGACAGTGGCGGAGAGAATGACCCAGATGGTTTGGTCAACATGGGTTGTCTGCTCTACAAGGAAGGACTATATGAAGCTGCCTGTTCCAAGTTCTTAGTGGCCCTGCAGGCATCTGGCTACCAGCCTGATGTATCGTACAACCTGGCCTTAGCTTGTTACAGCAACAGGCACTATGCCCCTGCCCTGAAGCATATCGCCAATATCGTTGAGCGTGGCATCCGTCAACACCCCGAATTAGGCGTGGGCATGACCACCGAAGGCATTGACGTTCGCAGTGTTGGCAACACTGTGGTCCTTCACCAGACTGCTCTAGTTGAAGCCTTCAACCTCAAGGCAGCCATAGAGTACCAGCTCAGAAACTATGAGGCGGCTCAGGAAGCCCTCACTGACATGCCACCCAGAGCAGAGGAAGAGCTAGACCCCGTGACCCTGCACAACCAGGCGCTGATGAACATGGATGCTAGACCTACGGAGGGCTTTGAGAAGCTCCAGTTTCTACTCCAACAGAACCCCTTCCCCCCAGAGACCTTCGGCAACCTGTTACTGCTCTActgtaaatatgaatattttgacCTGGCAGCTGATGTCCTAGCAGAAAACGCCCACTTGACTTACAAGTTCCTCACACCCTATCTCTATGACTTCTTGGACGCCATGATCACTTGCCAGACAGCCCCCGAAGAGGCTTTCATTAAGCTTGACGGGCTGGCTGGCATGCTCACTGAGCAGCTCCGGAGGCTCACCAAGCAAGTTCAAGATGCAAGGCATAACAGGGATGACGAAGTTGTCCTAAAGGCCGTGAACGAATATGACGAAACTCTGGAGAAGTACATCCCTGTACTGATGGCCCAGGCGAAAATCTACTGGAATCTTGAAAATTATCCAATGGTGGAGAAGATCTTCCGGAAGTCTGTGGAATTCTGCAATGACCATGATGTGTGGAAGCTGAATGTGGCCCACGTGCTCTTCATgcaggaaaacaaatacaaagaggcCATTGGCTTCTACGAGCCCATCGTCAAGAAGAACTACGATAACATCCTGAGTGTCAGCGCCATTGTGTTAGCCAACCTCTGTGTCTCCTACATCATGACAAGTCAGAACGAGGAAGCCGAGGAGTTGATGAGGaagattgaaaaggaagaagaacagCTTTCCTATGGCGACCCGGACAAGAAAATCTACCACCTTTGCATTGTGAATTTGGTGATAGGAACCCTTTACTGCGCCAAAGGAAACTATGACTTTGGCATCTCTCGGGTTATCAAAAGCCTGGAGCCTTACCATAAAAAGCTAGGAACTGACACGTGGTATTACGCCAAAAGATGCTTCCTGTCCTTGCTAGAAAACATGTCAAAGCACACCATCATGCTGAGGGACAGTGTTATTCAAGAGTGTGTCCAGTTCCTAGAGCACTGTGAAATTTTTGGCAGGAATATCCCTGCTGTTCTGGAACAGCCATTGGAGCAAGAGAGGATGCACACTGGGAAGAACACAGTCACCTACGAATCCAGGCAGTTGAAAGCTCTGATTTATGAGATCATAGGGTGGAATATGTAG